Genomic DNA from Niabella ginsenosidivorans:
GTGCAGGCGGTCGGCATAAATAGGATCACTGATCAGGTCCGGCACAATCCCATCCAGGTGGCCTACAAAACCCTTCATATCTTTTTCCATTTGCTCTTTAATCCATCCAGCGGGCTTTACAGCGCCAAAGGGCAGCTTCTCAAGCTGCTCCTGTTGCAGCTGAAATGCAGCCTGCTGCCCTGTTACTGCCATTGGCAGCAACAAGAAAAAAAACCTGATTAAAATCTTCATTCAATACTATTATTCCGCAAGCACTTACAATGGTACAAGCTCTTTTATTATAATGCCCATTGTTTTCTGTTTGTTATAGGATCCAATATAAAGTTTTTTGTAACAAAGCAGAACTAATTTATTAAAATCATCTGCAACAGGCCCATATTCCCTTCAAATAGTCTGGACGGGCACAAAGCATAGCTGCAGTGACCAGTAATTTTCTGTTAAACGCTCATTGCCCTTTATTTGTTGTACAGGGCAATAAGCGTATTTTTTATTGCTTTGTGATCGTATATTTCAGATGTGGCAGATCCATTTTAATGGAATAGGTTCCGGTTGTTGTTATCGGAATATTATCTCCGTTTAGTTTCAGAGTACCTGCTGAACCTCCATAATTTACCCCCCAATCGTGGTTATACCTGAATTTAACACTGCCACCCGCCGTTAATGCCGCAACCACGCTCCAGGTAGAATCTCCATTATTAAATTTCATATCTGTATCTGCATTCCAGCCTCCGGCTGTAGCATCACCAATAATACTCCATTGATTGTATTGTATTGAATAAGTATTGTCATTAAAATTGGCTGTTATCTGATAAGAGCCGGCGCCCGGAGCCACCAGATTTGCACTTGCCGATGTGCTGATATTCCCGTCCCCTGCATCTCCATAGGCGATGTCCCATGATTTTGCCGGCGTAATCTTAAATTCAAGATTACCTGGTGTAAATAAAATCGTGCCTGTGTAGATCCCGTTACCTGTTGCAGAAATAAGGCTATCCGCAGTTGAAGGCTCCCATCCCTGGTAGGCACCGGGAACATATGCCCAGGCTATTGCCTGATAAGTAGTAATGGTTAATGGCACTACATTTGAATATACATTGCCTGCGGAAGTTCTGATTCTAAATTCATAATTGCCCGTTTTGCCGGGAGGTAAAAATTCCTTCAACAATAATAAATTCAGTTCCTGTGCAGTAAAGGTTTTTTTAAGCGCCTTCCTGTCCAGATCTAACTCTATCAGCGAATCCGACTTAAAATCATGGCCGGCTACAGATATTTGCAGTATATATGAAAGAGCATCTTTAAAACCAAGGTCAATATCATCATAAGTAAAAGTAAGCGCCGGCTGATCCTTATTATCCTGTAAAAGGACTAAAGGCTTATCCAAATCGCTGCTTAATACCGGTGTATTCGAATTCATGATCACTTTTGTTTCATCTTTTTTACAGGAGGAAACAAGAAACAGTACAGAAGCCATTATAACTATTGATAAGTATTTCATCTGATCGCGTTTAAGAATTAATAGTTCGGATTTTGCTGTAACTGCGGATTGGCGGCTTTATCCGCTGCCGGAATCGGGTAGATGTTCCGCCAGTCTTCAACGGATTTTCCATTTGTTGTACCGCCTTTCCAGGGCCACAAATAACCCGCAGTGGTAAACTTATTGTAACGTACCAGATCCGTACGCCGGAATCCTTCCCAGTACAATTCCCGTCCCCGTTCATCCAGTATAAAATCAGTGGTCAGTTGTGACGCGGTTATGGGTGCTGCACCGGCCCTTGCTCTTAAAAGATTGATGTAGATTAAAGCAGTAGCCGCATCTCCGCCGGATCCGCCACGCAACACAGCTTCCGCGTAAATCAGGTACTGTTCTGCCAGCCTGAAAACAGGAAAATCCATGTCAGCAAAATCCAGGCTTGCTCCGGATTTGTTTGCAGTTCCGATCTCAATATTTTTAAATTTAGTAATGCCATAGCCCTGTACAAATTTTGTCTGATCGTCTATATTCAGCGATTGTCCGTCTGTCCAGAACTGTGCCCGTTTGTCTGTATTACCACTTATATCCGGAAAAAGGTTTACCAGTGCTTTTGTGGTTCTGATGCCGGCCCAGCCGCCGCCGATGCCAAAAGCAGCAGCAGGCATTGTACCGCCCACAGGAGCGTGTGTCAAAAAGGTGGTACCGCCATAGTTCTGGGTTTTATTGCCGTCATAGTTAATGGTTAGGATAAATTCACTTTTATTCTTATCATTATCTGCACGCATCAGGTTTCTGTAGTCGCTGATCAAACTATATCCGGCATCAATCACTTTTTTTGAGTAGATCACGGCATTGTTATAATCCGCTGTTCCTGTATAAATACCGGCGTTCAGGTACAGGCGCGCTAATAAGGCCCACACGGCTGCTTTATCAGCCCTGCCGTATTCATTGGCCCTGGAATCAGGCAGCAAGGTTTCAAGATCCTTTAGTTCCGATTCAATATATTGGTACAGGGCCTCTTTGCCAATCTGTTCTGGCAGTTCAGTGGAGCCCATAACAAAATCTTCCGTAACAAAAGGCGGGTTCCCGAAAAGATCCAGCAAAACCCAGTATTGGTAGGCTCTCAAAAAACGGGCTTCGTTCCTGAAGCTTACAATATTTGCCGCTGTTGCGCCTGTAATACCTTTTGCTGCAAGCTGGTCATCAGCTGCGTGTTTTATAAAATCATTCGCCAATGTAATCTGGTACATGCTTCTATAATACAGCCCTGTAAGGAAGGGGTTGCTGGCGGACCAGTTCATATTATGGAAGTCCTGTATACCTGCATCCCCCCAGGATACAACAGATTCATCGGTACTTAATTCCTGCGCGCACCAGAACAACCTTAAAAAATCGGAAGTGCCTTCATCAATCCCAAGTATATCAGGATCACCGGCAGGTCCTTTATTACCGGTAAGCGCAAAGGCTCCATACACTTTTGCTGCGGCTTCAATATATCCCTGCGGGGTGCTGTAGGCCTGTTCAGCGGTAACATCATTCAGCGGCAAACGATCCAGCTTTTTACTGCAACCGTACAGGAGCAGGACCAACAATAATACAACCAATATCTTTTTCATCATCTGTTTTATTTTATAGTTGAATACAGTGAATTTGCTTGTCTAAAAATTCAGGTTTAATCCCATACCGTATATACGCGGGCGGGGATAAAAATTATTATCAATGCCATTGGGCACTTCCGGATCCAGCCCTTTATACTTTGTAATCACAAACAGGTTCTGAACATTCAGGTTCAGCTTCAGGTCGCCTGTATTCCGGAAGAGCTTCCCAAAACTGTAAGCCACATAAACATTATCCATCCTGAGGAAGGAGGCGTTTTCGATAAAATAATCAGTCAGGGCAAACTTATCGCTGCCGCCTTTAAAATTCGTATATAAAACATCGCTGGAACCGTTGTTGATAATACCCAGCGGGTTCAGGATATTTACCTGAAACCCTGTAGCAGAAGCTACATTATTATATACATAATTACCTACATTGGCTCTTGCGCTAAATCCTGCGCTCAGCTTTTTATAGGTCACATTGGAACTCAGACCAAAGAAGTATTGCGGGTCGGGGCTTTTATAACGATACAGATCACTCTCATTGATCACGCCATCACCATTACGGTCAACAAACACATTTTCCACCGGTTTGCCCTGCTGATCATACACCTGCTGATAGACGTAAAATGAACTGCGCGGAAAACCAATGGACTGTATCTGAATGTAATTGCCGGTAGCACCGGTTATGCCGCCAGTCAATGACCCTGCAAAATTCGGATCATCCACAATAGTAAGCTTTGTGATCTTGTTCTTATTATAAGTGGCATTAAAATTCACATCCCATTTTACGTTCTTTGTCTGCACCGGAACAACCGTTAACAGGAATTCAATGCCCCGGTTTTCCATGCTCCCGATGTTTGCAACAATCTTATTGGTAAAATTGGTACCTGCCGGCTGATTGATCTCGTTAAGCAGGTCCTTGGTGCTCCGGTAATAAACATCAATGCTACCATTGATGCGGTTATTTAAGAACCCATAGTCTATACCAATGTTATAGTTGCTGGTCTGCTCCCATTTCCTGTTATAATAATAGCCGCCTGGACGGTACATCTGGTAAAAATCATTGCCCAGCTGGTATTGTGCATTGTTACCGCTCAATTTAAAATATGAAATATAATCATAGTCATTAATTCCGTCCTGCTGGCCTGTAATACCATACCCCAGGCGCAGCTTCAGGTCGCTGAGCACAGCTGCACTTTTCAGGAAGGGCTCTTCTTTTATTTTCCAGGCCAAGGCCCCGGACGGGAAAACACCCCAGCGG
This window encodes:
- a CDS encoding SusE domain-containing protein, encoding MKYLSIVIMASVLFLVSSCKKDETKVIMNSNTPVLSSDLDKPLVLLQDNKDQPALTFTYDDIDLGFKDALSYILQISVAGHDFKSDSLIELDLDRKALKKTFTAQELNLLLLKEFLPPGKTGNYEFRIRTSAGNVYSNVVPLTITTYQAIAWAYVPGAYQGWEPSTADSLISATGNGIYTGTILFTPGNLEFKITPAKSWDIAYGDAGDGNISTSASANLVAPGAGSYQITANFNDNTYSIQYNQWSIIGDATAGGWNADTDMKFNNGDSTWSVVAALTAGGSVKFRYNHDWGVNYGGSAGTLKLNGDNIPITTTGTYSIKMDLPHLKYTITKQ
- a CDS encoding RagB/SusD family nutrient uptake outer membrane protein — its product is MMKKILVVLLLVLLLYGCSKKLDRLPLNDVTAEQAYSTPQGYIEAAAKVYGAFALTGNKGPAGDPDILGIDEGTSDFLRLFWCAQELSTDESVVSWGDAGIQDFHNMNWSASNPFLTGLYYRSMYQITLANDFIKHAADDQLAAKGITGATAANIVSFRNEARFLRAYQYWVLLDLFGNPPFVTEDFVMGSTELPEQIGKEALYQYIESELKDLETLLPDSRANEYGRADKAAVWALLARLYLNAGIYTGTADYNNAVIYSKKVIDAGYSLISDYRNLMRADNDKNKSEFILTINYDGNKTQNYGGTTFLTHAPVGGTMPAAAFGIGGGWAGIRTTKALVNLFPDISGNTDKRAQFWTDGQSLNIDDQTKFVQGYGITKFKNIEIGTANKSGASLDFADMDFPVFRLAEQYLIYAEAVLRGGSGGDAATALIYINLLRARAGAAPITASQLTTDFILDERGRELYWEGFRRTDLVRYNKFTTAGYLWPWKGGTTNGKSVEDWRNIYPIPAADKAANPQLQQNPNY